Within Seriola aureovittata isolate HTS-2021-v1 ecotype China chromosome 12, ASM2101889v1, whole genome shotgun sequence, the genomic segment tgagaGTGGGCCCTCTTGAGGCCTTTATGGGTCAGACTCACTTGACAGGCTTTTCCACACACAACCTTTAAACATACACAGGGTCATTGTACATGTGTTTATTCTGGATTGTATTAGATCATCAGattctttatttgtgtgttaaATGAATGTGCAGCAACTCGAAGTTTCATATAAAAGGCATTTTACCAGGAagaaattaatattaaataacagatacagacataaaacacaaagactcaTGACAATCTTTGATTTTTGTCTGTGGTCCCCTGGAGGAGAGCTGTATGAAGCTGTGAGCAACAAggttattgttttgtatttttgacatttaaattaaaaaacaaacttttcttaaatgtgttttcttacttGGAGGCCTGAGTGAGACAGAACTGTCAGCTGGCCTTCAGCAgcgccaccaccaccacattcCCCAGCAGCTTTCGCATAGGTGCCTGTCCCCTGATCTCCCAGGGGGGGGCGGGTTTGCAGATCCTGGAGGCGTTATTGTCCCCCTCCACCATCAGGGTGACGTGCGCGGCCCACAGCACACCTGGCAGGGCGGCGTACAGCCACAGCGAAGAGAGCGAGCGCATTGTCCCTCCCTGGCTGCCAGGACTCAGTCTGTCTGGGGAGAGAGCCACGTGATGACAGGTGTTATAGTGACAAGAAATACTGACAAGGTGAAGAAGTCGGTAAAACTGAGTTAAAGCACAATCATGTTCTGGACgcagtgtgcagcagcagattcaGCTTCCTGGCCGGTTTCTCCTGCCCTGAACCAAATGGTCACTCAAGTCTGATCCCGCAATGATTAAAAGAGCAcactctctttgtctccctcaTCACATGCGGAGATaatcagcagaaacaagctgatTGTGGGGTGAGCAGCCGACAGGCAGGACGAGACAAAGACAGGCAGGGACAGAGACACTGTGTCTGGACAAACTGGGTCTCATCACATGTTGTCACATAATTTAAATTActttaagtttagtttttaaattgaaattttgatcTCAATCAAACTGTCTGGAAAAACATCCCCACAGCCAACATGACACAACCACGTCTCACAGAGGTCGTTGAAAATTAATGTGAAACTAAGAGTAATTCAAAACTAAATCATACTAATCTgatgcagaagaaaaataattatacaacttttcaaaataaatgctgaCGGTTAATAAAAGTTAAACTCTTACCTCTGGCCTCTCGCTCTGTCCCGTGACCCACAACAACAGACAGtaaaaaactgttgtttttaaagccttTGGGGTTTTCTAAGCACTTCCCCCaaatcaaacagagagagagagagagagagagagagagggagagagacagagagagagagagagaaacagagagagagagggagagagacagagagagagagacagagagagagagagacacacagagagagacagagagacagagagagagagagggagagagacagagagagagagacagagagagagagagacacacagagagagacagagagacagagagagagagagggagagagagatagagacagacagagagagagagagagagagagacagagagagagagagacagagggagagagagagagagacagagagagagataatagAGAGTAAAGTCCTGCTGGTGGGAGATTTAAATGCAGAACAGGATGTGAATCAGAGGACAGGTAAATCTGGTCTGgcagtgaacacaaacaaaaagcacgtagaacattttattcctttagaggaacatttaaaagaaataaaaaatagacaCCAACTAGAATTTGGTGTAAAATACTTGAGAGTATAAATCGAACCGCTCTTCCTTTATGATGGTGAAGTTTGGGTTCACTCAGTCACCATGGCACCTGGTGTGTAATCTTGAACAGATTTACCTCATATACTATAGAGATagtgatataaatatataggaACTGCTGAGGTCAAAgaactttaatttgaaattccCAGTTATTAATTACACCCTGAACATTTCCCATTTCAATACCAAGTACATatagcatacagtatgtataataatataatagcTGCAACAGAATGCTGTTTTGTACTTAGTACACAACTAACTTTCTGCCTGTAGCtgcattgattttattttatttagctgTGAGCACCGACTCTCCTTCCTGTCAGTGTTGCTTTGCGGGTGCACGTCAACAGCGCACTCAGAGCTGAAGCACCTGTGCGGTATCTACTCACGGTGCATACCGACTTTCAGACAGCAGTCACTTATCCAACACAAGCACACTACACATCtgcacatgtttgttttccttttctgttaATAGAATCATCAGCTGGACTTTCCATTAGAGTCACTGCTGATCCCGGTTCAGTGGATACTCAACgtgaaatgatcattttaaccTTTTTCACAGAGTCACTGTAAGTTCCAGTCTGATGAGCCACTTGTTAAACAGAGGCTGTTGTAGAGCAGCAGTGTTTACATACTGCAGTTTTCACTGAGAGGCTTTTAATGTTTatagccatgctaacagctccAGGAGTGGCAGCGTCTCTTTGAAAtagactgaaacatctcaacaacttaTGAACAAACTTTGGGGAGCACCTGACTTTCCTTCCTTCAGCCCCACCGTGAGGTTGAAAGTTGTAGATTTAGGTTTAATGTCTTAACAACTATTGGACAGATAgctatgacattttgtaataaCTTGACTTTTCAGATAGCGCCACCGTCAGGCCCAAAGTGTCACTGCCACAGTATCTGGTTTATGACAAATATCTGCGAAAACAGATGAGATTCCCATTAGCATTAGTTTACTGATAAtatgcaaatgttagcatgctagcactCTGAACTAAGATGAACACAGTAAACATACCTGCTTATTTTTAGCATTATTAGCATTGCTTTTACGTTCATGTTAGCAtattgacattagcatttagctcaaagcacttcTCTCcttacagagctgctagcatgactaGACTCTTGGTCCTATTTACCATGAGAAGGACTTTTGTGTTGTATATTGATCTCAGTACTGAGTAATATTTGCTTTACTATGCGTGAGTCAGGCTTTGGACTGTGCAGAGGTGAATGTCACCAGGACAAACAAACCCATCGTCCAACTCTTGCATGAGGCAAGAAGCCAGAATCAATGAAAGTCAAAGTGATAGAAACTGATGTAAACTGTTCTGTATACACGTACTGTACAGTACTTTAATGTACTGGTCAGTCTAATGAAATCTGTACGCGACGTTTGAGATTTGTCAAATACATCTTTCAACCTTGATGTTATTTACATTACAGTTCACCTCAGGTAACAAAccagctgcagaaaacaaatatcTAATCTTTAACATGAGTGATTTGCTCAAAGTCCAAACTGGGCCAAAGTAAAATTCATTCTTTGTTCTATTCAAGGTAAAAGATAACTTCAACAGAAGCTACACACATCAGTTTAATTTCAGCTCTAATCTCACCAGTGGCGTGACGCCATCGAGGCCGTTTATCTGCTACAGGCCGTTGGCTGATTTACAGTGTACGACGCCTTTAGATGTGGtgaaacattttgtaaacacaaaaccaaagaaTACACTTCATTCTTTACGgtcactttattattttttttttacactgcgAGTGTTTGTGATACTGAATGTCATGAGACTTGCTGAGATCAGCTTGAGCTTCTTTGATAGTCTTCGTGGTAATTTCAAATGCACTGCAAATATGAACACGTCAAGACAGAACAAACGTCCAActaaatgaaattttaaatctCTCTAGTGTAGAATTACACCGTTTATTTACCACTGGAGGATTTACTTTCCTTGCCTTGACTGAACGCAGCTCTAAACATGTGCTCCCTGATGAAATCTATCCTTTGTGACTGATAGAAGATTTTGGAACCTTCTGGAAAAAAGTGAAGGTTTCAGTTTTGCAAATGTGatcaaaatacagtacatgacTCAATCAACCCTAACTCTGACTTTGTTGACAAAATTTCTATGATTGTAAACCAGCATGGTTTGAGACCAGAACCCACTGATTatgtttaaatggaaaaataatccCGTTTGTTTGATGCTGCTTTACCTTCAACAGATACATATTGAGGGAATTTTACCAGAAAAAAACCCCTTGCCTTAAAGCCAGTCCTTATAATATCAGAATACTCATATCCTTACGCAGGACAGGagcttattttctctctgtacaTTTGATAATACTAAATAAAACCAGTTTtattgtgcatgtaaacactgtcagtgaaacacacagtAATCCAGGCTTTGTGTAAATTATTTCTACACTTACAATCTCAACCTTTCAGACATACTCTGCTCGTCCAGGCTGTGAAGTGTGTCTCGTCTCATGTTCAAGATTATAGTGTAGCTCAAGCGGCTTCAGGGTAAGAAACACCATAAGCGTAAACCTAGGCTAGCTGCAAGCCCCAGCTTCTCACTAAGCAAAGCCATGCCTTAGTAGTGCAGATCACAAGCACAACCAGGTGACATTTAAAACCTGTGAACTTACGATCTCTGTCAAGAGAAGCATACGTTTATATTGACTCTTTCATAGATGAGATAAGAAGAATAACGTGCCTCATCTTCTTTCACCTGACGTCAGATCTGCAGATTTCTAACACAGCAAATTCTGCACATTCTTCCTTTGGTTAGAGTGAATGGATCATGTGACCGCGTCACCTGCCAGGATCAGGACAAAACACCTATCAGTTGTTCCTCATCATTGTCCCCAACACCTTCTGTGGGACTGTCGCAAGTGGCCATGAGCCCGAGTCCCAGCTCTGCCAGCTCCTCACAGCTCATGTCAGTCGTCACCATGATCTTAGTCTCCAGGCGATTACACAGAGTTCTATATGAAGGTAACGGATATCCCAGCTCTCTCAAGTACTCGTATCCTTTGGTACCAACTGCACAGCGGATCTTTCGGGCCTTCAGGATGGTCTCTGGAGACCAGACAGCCCGGCGGGAGCGCTTGGTGAGGGACAGGGCGCGAATCTGATCTTCGTACAGGAAGTTCTGGAGGCCCTTCTCGATCCGGTCCAGACGATAAAGAcgtttcttcatctcctctgcctgtcacagacagagagggaaatggTTTGTGAGGGCTAGAACAGAAAGCACTGCTGCATACTTCAACTTATGATTCTTCAAACGACTTTGTTTCTTGGCTTTTAGATCTTAGTCACATCAAAGTCAAGACAGCTGACAGATATTTATAGCCAGTAATTAAATAACCAGGCGATGGAAGCTTATGTAAGCTGTAAAGCTAACCACCACAGATTTCATAGGTCTGACCCAGTGACACTGTTTCAGCATGCTGCCActtcagaaaggaaaaaagtcaAGACAGACACCAGCAGTCATCCCACCTCCTTCTGTAGCCTTGCAGTGTGCTGCATCTCCTGCTCCAACTGTTTCTTGAGGAGTTGACACTGTGTGCAGGGCTGCTGGTCCTCGCCTGTCCTGTCTgcatcatcctcctccatcccagGCAGAGGGGTGCGTCTGGCATAACCATGGTCACCAAAATTCATCTCTTTCTCCACTGGGACACAAAGCATTGTCTAAATAGAACGGTATTTCCTCCCCTGGGATCTggtacatttttaatgttacacCACAGTTTTTAAAGAGATTACTCTGTATTATATCAAAGTTATAACTCTAAGGTATTTCAGGATAATAACATGACTTTGATGAAGATGCACTGATCTAATTTTTAATTGGCAAATTAAGCTAGTCAGTTTTaggccactagagggcagaaaaacatcaaagctgacagatacacaacagacacaatTTATAAAAGGTGTTTCTGATAACATGTGACCAAAAGCCTATTTACACATTCTACATTACCATTGATTTTGAGTCGTGATTCAGGGTCCTGAATGTAAGTTCAGTAGTAACTCCCCTTtaagctctgttttggtctccaacAACTCCAGAGTAAACCATATGTCTTTACTCTGCTACATGCTTCACTATATTCATCAACAAGCATTTGATGATGaacaacaatgagctaaaagtgGGTAAAAACCTCCACAGACCTGCGGAGCATCAGCAATTCTTATTTCACAGAGACACTTTACTTAACTTTTATCTAAGAAATCACCCTGTGTATTTTTATGCAGATGAACTGAGAAGCCAGCTGTGTACATGTTGTTAAGACATTGATAACATTATGAGAAATTCAAAATATAAGTACTAGTGACAATCAGAATTAATGTTGTATTGAGTTTGTTAGACTTCAAGGTTTCTGTTTGACTACACAGCATTATCCAGTACGTCTACTTTTTCAGTCCCGCAAATGCTTCCTGAGAAAGCAGATGTGCTTGAGAAGGTCTGTAAGTTTAGTAAAGTACCAAAACTACCCTGACCTGCCACATGTAATGTAATACAGAGTAATCAAGAAGAAATTTGGCAGTGTGTTCAGTTACCTGGATCAGGTTTCAGGGGCAGCAGGATGTAGGGAGTAGTGACTGCAGGGTAAGGAGGGTCTCCAACACTGAACAGAGTCGGGATGGCATTGGGCTTCAGCTTCTTTCCCCCGGCTGGAGACCTGGCTATCTCCTCAAACTGGCTCTGCTCAAAATGATCCTTggggaaacaaaacacatgtacactTATCCATTTTATCCAACacaagaaaaatagaaaagaaaagaaagatcaTGCATTGAGTGAATGCAACGTTTCGTTAGGTGTGGCGGAAGGAAGGTGATTATCAACTACACCTGGAGATAATTCagcatgcaaataaataaatacataaataaaagcagtgacTTTATTTTTTGATGCACTCTCCTACCCTGTTTATCCTTTGGTTTTATATTGGACTGAAAATGCTACTGATGTTAGCGTTAAGACACAAAGATGACAGTCTCGGTGTAAACTTACCTGACAGAGTCTGGAGTGAGGAGTTGGTTCAAAGTCACGACGGCAGTTCACCACCCACTTCTTCTTACGGACAGGGTCTTTGGGGAATCTAAACAGCTGTTTGCCTATGCTGGTTGAATTGGAGCAGTTTGGAGCGGAGCAGCCACCCATTGCAGCAGTTAAAACATACAGCAGAGCTAAATTTAGCAGACGTTAAGTTAGCTTGGCTGGCAATGGAGCTCAGCTGGGGATTTTAatcattacttttagctaactgcTAACGCGATTTAAAGACGGGAAAAGTTACATTCGCAGCAAATGTTCACTAGTGGAAACCGGAGTGCTGTCCTACATATGTTTACATAGAATTTAATGGATACAGTTTAAAATAGTTTATCTAAGATAAAATGTTTCTTACTTTGTTTGAGCCAAAATGGCGCACTTCTCTTCGATGGTTGAATATGGTGACGTATTGTTTATATGTGCCTACTGTAAATGCCTGCCTGAAAATTTTATTGAatagcaaaaaataaaacacagaaagaaaattacaaaagttTTCCACAATTTATAGTGAAGtttctattttaattaattttgaataCTTTTGTGCGTATATATAGTGACagactattttttatttacgCTCCGGTAAAAGTCAAACTACTATGGGTAAGACCCCAAGAAGCACGTTGAAATGTTTACGGTTGAGCCGCTGTTAGTTGTCGATCCGAGTGAGTGGcaagaaattaataaatgtgaaaataattagaaaatttATGAAGATAATATAACACGTAAGCAGCAAGCTAAGTCCTACAATGAACACCCTTGCAAGTTAgttagctaagctagctaaaATTGCAGTTAGCATCTGTAACGGCAGAAAACGTTCCAGCCGCGAAAAAAAGAGCCGTTAGCTCTTCACTCAGTAAATTACGTTGAGATCAACATGGCATTTTCACTGGTGGTTCCGGTCATTGATGTCCAGAATGATAATTTCAAAGAGCTTTGGCCTGCTATGGTAGTGGCCATTAAAACGTCGTCCTTCGTTGCAGTAGACACGGTAAGTGCagtggtttttgtgtgtgtgtatgtgtgtgtgtgtgtgtccgacCAGCGTGTACCTGACTTATGAACTAGTTTTCCCTCTTCTGTATTATCACTTGAGAGACACAACTGGGGTCGGAGATAGGCTCAGGACGTGCATCAAAATCACATATACTAAAATATTGATACGTAGTAAGTGgtctctgtgttgttgtagGAGCTGAGTGGTCTTGGGAACAGGAAATCCTTGCTGGCCGAGTGAGTAAAGACATTAGTgatcctctcttcctcttcacttcaTTCCagcacatacacccacacacctgaAACAGTATGAAGTGACCAGTGTACATATATAGGTTTCTAAGTCAGTGTCAAACATCTCTGACTGCTTTTTGGTGTTTGCATACCTCTGAGTTGGCCCTGACTCTCGCTGTGATGTTTCAGATCCATAGAGGACAGATATAAAGCCATATGCCACGCAGCACGCTCCCGCTCCATCCTCTCCCTGGGAATTGCCTGCTACAAGAAACTGGACTCCAAGGTACAAGATGATGCCTTATTCAACAGCCTAAAAGTTGTGGACACTTGTGTCcatatacttttggccatatgaTTTATATTAgtgattattatatattaacaATGAGCATGAGAGCAGCTATACAGCAGAATGCCAATTAGGTTGTTCTCAAGCAGACTTCTTTAAATCTACATGTGTTACGTCTGTGAATTTATCCTCTGCTCCCTCCGTCTTTCatcttcccctcccctctcctcccttccccaGGCTGCAGACACATACCTGGTCCAGGTGTATAACCTGACCCTGCTGTGCTCGGAGGAGTACATCATAGAGCCCCAGTCAGTCCAGTTCCTGGTGCAGCACGGATTTGACTTTAACAAGCAGTACGCTCATGGAATCCCTTACTGCAAGGGCAATAATAAGGTGATGATGCCTACATGCTCCATGCTCTTTTGTGTCCTGTGCCcactgtgttctctgttctaCCTGTCTCTAGCATTATAACAAAGAACACTGCAAAGGAGATTTGAACTTCCTCAGTTTAATATGTGATTTCTGgctgtgctttctctctctgccctctttGTTAGGGAGGATCGGACGACCGCGGTGTCCACATCAGGGCCTTATTCACTGAACTGCTGCGTGCCAGGAAACCCCTGGTGCTCCACAACGGCCTCATCGACATGGCCTTCCTTTACCAAGTATGATCTTTATCTCTCGGTTCCATTCCTTTTTAATGTAGATGTTGAATGTGTTTCACTGGTTTTCTTTGCAGTAGAAATGTCTAAATCATTAGCTGTGGTAAAAACAAGAGTGCATACAGTGACAAAAGTATAATAATTGATTTGTATTGGGTTTGTGTCTTTCTCACAGCGTACAGATTTTATCTAATAACTGTTtggttttctctctctacaGAGTTTTTATGCTCATCTGCCCGAGCGCCTGGCCACCTTCACCGCCGACCTGTCTGAGATGTTTCCTGCTGGAATCTATGACACTAAATATGTCACTGAGTTTGAGCTGCGGCTCCCTGCCTCCTATCTGGAGTATGCCTATAAGAAATGGTGAGTACGGGTTTATAATAGAGTATCGACTCAAATATTCACATCGTCAACAGTTTGAAATTACTCACATCTACAAACAATTGAAAACAGTGTCTCAAAAGCATCTGTTAAGCCTCTGTAAACTCATAGATCTATGTTTTATGCCCTTCAACTTCCAGTAagctggacaacagccgcaGTTTGACCTCTGGAGGGACCGGACCTCATGTCCATGTAGAGTTCTGTCCGTACGCCGGTCACATGTCCGCTTACGTGGACTACAGAGAGTGTCCAGCTGCAGCCTCTGCTGAGGGACAGACTGACATCTGCCAGCGCTTCTCTGTGAGTTTGAACCTTTGTTAACTTTCTGTTTGACTAAACTTCTCACACTTCAGTGAAATAAGGACCTGAGGAAAGGAACAGTCCTGTTAGCACATACAAGCCAAGTAGTCAGCATGTATTTGtatgttaatatttttatttaccttgtctttctgtgtgtatgtgtttgtttgacaggCATTTGGCTGGTGTCCAAATGGTGCCCAGTGTCCATTATCCCACGACACCGACCTGATAATCCTGCAGGATGAGAAGGGCAAGGAGgacaagaggaaaaagaggaagaggcagagagagaagaagaaaggtggAGGAGCGGTCGCAGAGGGCTCCTCCAGCTTTGACAGTGCCCCTGAAAACAAAGTGCGCCACATGGAGGTGGATCAAGAAGAAACTCCGGATGACCATCAGAAGGCGACTGCTGGTCCGTGCACAGAAAGCGATGGAAACGTCCaacaggaggaagcagagaacgTGAAAACAGGGAACGGAGTGTGTGAAGACAAACCAGACGCCAGAAACTCTGCAACAATAGCCACAACTGATGAGGACAGCAACATGAAAACCAACGCGGACGACAGCGTAGAAAACAGAACAGCAgacggaggaagagagaagTTCAGCGACCGCTCGCCCGGGACCGAAGCTCAGAAGAAGACTGAGGCAGGAACGCACCGGGCGGGGTTCGACGCCTTCATGACGGGATACATCTTTGCCCACTCGTGCACCCTCATAAAGAAGGAAGGAGCgggagctgtggaggagaaggaCGGGCAGTCGTGGCTTTCTACCTGTCTCAATAAGGTTTACCTCAGCGGCAAGGCGGCTCCTCTCAACGTGGTTAAAAGCACCTTCTCCAAGTCGTCCAAGGCCCACACGCAGAAGATGGAGATGGTGTGGGGAGGGAGAATGTagtgtgcacactcacacacacacagcaggacagtCACAGCTTACACAAGAAGAGGTTCACGACTTcagtttttagccatgctagtggtgCAGCTCGATGGACGACGAAGTCtttccaccactttgatccagcCGGAAATATCTCAACACCTTTGagatggattgctgtgaaatttcgGCGTTCATGGTACGCAGAGGACGAGTCCTCTGACTGTTCCTCTGGAGCTACCACGAGGctgacatttatgtttttttagtgaaatatcttTTCGATGGATTGTTGGAAAATTGGTCGAGATGTCCACGTGgcaccatcatcaggtttaaatgtgtttaatgatCCAACACCAACCCTCAGccaatacctgcaaaactaataatattcccagcagcctcagctgtactttgagTTCAAATATtgtcatgctaacatgctaaactaagatggtgactGTGCTTAACATTACACCTGCTGGACATTAATATTAACATGCTAGCACTTTCACCGCGAGCGTTTTAGCAGGTAGAGAAGAAACTTTCTTTCTGGGGATTTCCTTTGATTTTCCACGAACAGGGGCGAACGGTCTGTAGTGAGAACGGTTCCTTATCATGTGATGCACTGACGAGTTGATTCATTCATGAGTCAATCCATAGAAAATTAATCGGCAACTATTGTGACAATCGATTCATTGTTTTAGGGAAAGATGCTCAACAGGTGACCGTTCTCAAATGCAATGACTTGTTCCTTTTTTCAGTCTCACATTTTAGTAActtttattttgggttttttgactgttggctggagaaaaaaagacaatttgaTGAAAGTATAaggtgatgggcatttttcattgttttcttgtgtgATATACAACAAATAATTCATcaagaaaaaagtcagatttATTAGTAAAAGAGTTTCAGCGGGAATGTTCAGTCTCATAGAGTTGAGAGTCTACGGAGATTCAATGTGGTTTTTCATCCACGttggtttgttttattctcccatcttgattttatttctttagcAGACCCTCTCTCGATCTTACCTATCAAACTGTAGAATTCAGAAACTTTggagaataaagaaaaagaatgaataaTGGCATTAGTGACTTGGGACTGTAAACCCACCGATATATTACAACGCAGACGCACCTCTTCTGATTTCATTAGCTGTTACGTCTCTGTGAACCgccagagagagatgaggtgGTTATCCATCATTCCAGATTTTGTATAATGACCTGTTGCTGAAGTAAAATAATGTACGTCTCTTTAATAATgattcttttgtctttctttcagtCTCAGCTTTATTCTATTAAAATCTCCAGCTTCAATCTTGCTGCTTCATCAGCCGCTCAGGGACACCATGAGGATCagcattaaacaaaaaaagaaaagcagcgtAAGGAGAAACATAAGGAGCAGCAAAGAGAGGGGCGTAAGGAGGACTACAGGGAGGGGCATAACCAAAAGCAAAAGGATCAGCATAATGAGGAACATAAGGAGGAACATAAGCTAAAGGATTAGCATAAGGAAAAGCATGGGGGAGAG encodes:
- the si:ch73-382f3.1 gene encoding THAP domain-containing protein 1, whose protein sequence is MGGCSAPNCSNSTSIGKQLFRFPKDPVRKKKWVVNCRRDFEPTPHSRLCQDHFEQSQFEEIARSPAGGKKLKPNAIPTLFSVGDPPYPAVTTPYILLPLKPDPVEKEMNFGDHGYARRTPLPGMEEDDADRTGEDQQPCTQCQLLKKQLEQEMQHTARLQKEAEEMKKRLYRLDRIEKGLQNFLYEDQIRALSLTKRSRRAVWSPETILKARKIRCAVGTKGYEYLRELGYPLPSYRTLCNRLETKIMVTTDMSCEELAELGLGLMATCDSPTEGVGDNDEEQLIGVLS
- the toe1 gene encoding target of EGR1 protein 1; this encodes MAFSLVVPVIDVQNDNFKELWPAMVVAIKTSSFVAVDTELSGLGNRKSLLAESIEDRYKAICHAARSRSILSLGIACYKKLDSKAADTYLVQVYNLTLLCSEEYIIEPQSVQFLVQHGFDFNKQYAHGIPYCKGNNKGGSDDRGVHIRALFTELLRARKPLVLHNGLIDMAFLYQSFYAHLPERLATFTADLSEMFPAGIYDTKYVTEFELRLPASYLEYAYKKCKLDNSRSLTSGGTGPHVHVEFCPYAGHMSAYVDYRECPAAASAEGQTDICQRFSAFGWCPNGAQCPLSHDTDLIILQDEKGKEDKRKKRKRQREKKKGGGAVAEGSSSFDSAPENKVRHMEVDQEETPDDHQKATAGPCTESDGNVQQEEAENVKTGNGVCEDKPDARNSATIATTDEDSNMKTNADDSVENRTADGGREKFSDRSPGTEAQKKTEAGTHRAGFDAFMTGYIFAHSCTLIKKEGAGAVEEKDGQSWLSTCLNKVYLSGKAAPLNVVKSTFSKSSKAHTQKMEMVWGGRM